GCAAATCGGGCGATCCCACGGTATTGTTGCGGATACGGTCCAAAACACCGACAAATACTTTGTCCGTCTGGCGGTAAACTTTCTGCAATTCGATGGAGACAAGGTCTATCTGTCCGAAGACTCTTGCGGAGAAAAAGTAAGGGGTGGGGTAGAAGCGGTTCAATATCTCCCGTTCATCGCCTTTTACAACGGGCTCCAACTGGAATACATCGCCTACCAGCAGTATCTGTTTGCCTCCGAAGGGCTCGCGCAGGTTTCTGGAATAGACACGGAGAAGGCGGTCAACAGCATCGATGATATCGGCGCGCACCATGGAAATCTCGTCGATTATGACCAGTTCCAGTTCTTCGAGCAATTTGCGGTGGGGCTTGGTATATTTAAAGAATTCGTGGATGCGCCCCCGTTGCAAGCTGAAATTAGGATCGTCCGGCAGCAAGGGGTAAAACGGTAGTTTGAAAAAGCTGTGCATGGTACTGCCTCCCGCATTGATGGCGGCTATTCCGGTGGGAGCGAGAACTACATGCTTTTTTTTGGTATGTTCACAGATGTATCGCAGGAAGGTGGATTTGCCCGTACCGGCCTTTCCCGTCAGGAAAACGGACTGGCGGGTGTACTGGATGAGGCTCAAGGCATCTTGGAACTCTTTGTTCTGGGTATCGGGGCTGAAGGACATTGTCTTGGATTGTTGAGGGTCTGTTGTCAATAGCCTATTATCCCGAAGTGTTTCAGTGCATTGGCTATCCCGTTATCATCTACCGACGTGGTGATGTAGTCGGCGCTTGCTTTTACATCCGCATTGGCGTTGTCCATGGCTATGCCGATACCGGCGTGGCGAAGCATGCTGATGTCGTTGCCGCCGTCGCCGAAAGCCATCGTCTCCTCCCGGCGAATGTTGAAGTGGCGGATGATCTCATCGATGCCCCGTTGCTTGGTGCAGCCTTTGGCGGTAATGTCGGCAAAGGCCGGATGCCAGCGGCCTATTTCGCTGTGGGGGATGGAAGCGGCGATATCCTGTTCTTCTTCTTTGGTGATGAAAGGAGTCAGTTGGTAAATGGGGCTTTTCCGAATCATCTCTTCGACCGGACGGGCGGGAAGTGGAGTGGTTACCTTAAGGTGTTCATGGAAAATGCGGTGTATCCGTTCATCGGGTTGGCAGGCGCATATTTCATTTTCGCTGGCGGCTATGCAGGGAATATTCCTTTGGGTGCAATAGGCTGTCAGCGTTTTCACGTCCGAAGTGGGGATGGCATTCTTGTATATTACCTCATCTCCCACAAAGCAATAGGCTCCGTTCATGGTGACGTA
Above is a window of Bacteroides helcogenes P 36-108 DNA encoding:
- a CDS encoding Cof-type HAD-IIB family hydrolase translates to MIKALFFDIDGTLVSFKTHEIPASTIEALAAAKAKGIYIFISTGRAKVLITNIGVLQQCGLIDGYVTMNGAYCFVGDEVIYKNAIPTSDVKTLTAYCTQRNIPCIAASENEICACQPDERIHRIFHEHLKVTTPLPARPVEEMIRKSPIYQLTPFITKEEEQDIAASIPHSEIGRWHPAFADITAKGCTKQRGIDEIIRHFNIRREETMAFGDGGNDISMLRHAGIGIAMDNANADVKASADYITTSVDDNGIANALKHFGIIGY